The Sulfitobacter guttiformis genome contains a region encoding:
- a CDS encoding NlpC/P60 family protein, producing MSGARIVVAARDWIGTPYVHQSAVRAAGCDCLGLVRGVWREVYGQEPEAVPAYSMDWSEPQGEERLWDAALRHLRPKEPAQAVAGDVLLFRMRQGAVAKHLGIMSHEGSDARFIHAYSRHGVVENALSAPWRCRVVACFEFPEEIL from the coding sequence GTGAGCGGGGCGCGCATCGTCGTTGCAGCGCGAGACTGGATCGGGACGCCTTATGTGCATCAATCTGCGGTTCGCGCAGCGGGTTGTGATTGTCTGGGTCTCGTGCGCGGTGTCTGGCGGGAAGTTTACGGGCAGGAGCCGGAGGCCGTACCCGCCTATTCTATGGACTGGTCCGAGCCACAGGGCGAAGAGCGTTTGTGGGACGCAGCATTGAGACATCTGCGCCCAAAGGAACCGGCGCAGGCGGTTGCCGGTGACGTCCTGCTGTTCAGGATGCGTCAGGGGGCTGTGGCCAAGCATCTTGGCATCATGTCCCATGAAGGCAGTGATGCCCGCTTTATCCATGCATATTCGCGTCACGGTGTGGTCGAGAACGCGCTGTCGGCGCCGTGGCGTTGCCGTGTGGTGGCGTGTTTTGAATTTCCCGAGGAGATACTCTGA
- a CDS encoding DUF2163 domain-containing protein, whose amino-acid sequence MSGEFNAGLEAHLKGGLTTVCHAWAITRKDGVVFAFTDHDLPLRFAGFEFRADAGLSALALAQSTGLSVDNTEALGALSDVSLREDEIEQGRFDGAQIQAWLVNWADTSQHWLNFRGHLGELTRAGGGFRAELRGLTEALNRPLGRVYQKPCSAVLGDRTCRFKLTQEGYAQALPVQTVTDARRFVWEDFLSYDTDWFTRGRLEMLDGPATGLWGGIKSDRIIGTARVIELWQPIRGSVQSGMQIRLVAGCDKRVETCRLKFNNFANFQGFPDLPGEDWVVSVPSSSNVNSGGSRR is encoded by the coding sequence ATGAGCGGGGAGTTCAATGCGGGACTGGAGGCGCACCTTAAAGGCGGACTGACCACAGTTTGTCATGCATGGGCGATCACGCGCAAGGACGGGGTGGTCTTTGCCTTCACAGATCATGATTTGCCACTGCGGTTTGCGGGATTTGAATTTCGTGCCGATGCGGGGTTGAGTGCGCTGGCGTTGGCGCAGTCAACGGGGCTGTCTGTGGACAACACCGAAGCCTTGGGCGCGTTGTCGGATGTGAGCCTGCGCGAGGACGAGATCGAGCAAGGGCGATTTGATGGAGCGCAGATACAGGCATGGTTGGTCAATTGGGCCGATACATCGCAGCACTGGTTGAATTTTCGTGGACATCTGGGTGAGTTGACACGGGCTGGTGGCGGATTTCGTGCAGAATTGCGCGGATTGACGGAGGCACTTAACCGCCCGTTGGGGCGCGTCTATCAAAAGCCGTGCTCGGCGGTGCTGGGGGATCGGACATGCCGGTTCAAACTGACGCAGGAGGGCTATGCGCAGGCTTTGCCCGTTCAGACGGTGACTGATGCACGGCGCTTCGTTTGGGAGGATTTCCTGTCGTACGATACGGATTGGTTTACACGCGGCCGCCTGGAGATGTTGGACGGTCCTGCAACTGGGTTGTGGGGGGGGATCAAAAGCGACCGCATCATTGGTACGGCGCGGGTGATCGAGCTGTGGCAACCTATTCGCGGTTCCGTTCAATCAGGAATGCAGATTCGATTGGTGGCGGGGTGCGACAAGCGCGTGGAGACCTGTCGTCTAAAATTTAATAACTTCGCCAATTTTCAGGGGTTTCCGGATCTGCCCGGCGAAGACTGGGTGGTGAGTGTGCCAAGTAGCAGCAATGTCAACAGCGGGGGATCACGCAGGTGA
- a CDS encoding DUF2460 domain-containing protein yields MSFHEVQFPSDLSFGALGGPQRRVDVVTLANGFEERNTPWAHSRRVYDAGLGLRSLDDVEEVIAFYEARYGQMYGFRWKDWSDYKSGKPSVAINRQDQQIALGDGITARFQITKTYRSGGHVYERPITKPVKGSVLVAVEQDDKIETVDYEVDETTGVITFKHAPDPDTRVFAGYEFDVPVRFDSDSLLTNIASFNAGQVPDVPVREVRV; encoded by the coding sequence ATGAGTTTTCACGAAGTACAATTCCCGAGCGATCTGAGCTTTGGTGCATTGGGTGGTCCGCAGCGACGGGTGGACGTAGTGACATTGGCTAACGGTTTCGAGGAGCGAAACACGCCTTGGGCCCATTCGCGGCGTGTCTATGATGCGGGGCTTGGACTGCGCTCGCTCGATGATGTCGAAGAGGTTATAGCATTTTACGAGGCGCGCTATGGGCAGATGTACGGATTTCGCTGGAAAGACTGGTCGGACTATAAATCAGGCAAGCCTTCGGTAGCGATCAACCGTCAGGACCAGCAAATTGCACTCGGTGATGGCATCACTGCCCGTTTTCAGATCACAAAGACCTACCGGTCCGGGGGGCATGTGTATGAGCGGCCTATTACCAAGCCGGTGAAGGGCAGCGTGCTGGTGGCTGTCGAGCAGGACGACAAGATTGAAACGGTCGATTACGAGGTTGACGAGACGACTGGCGTAATCACGTTCAAGCACGCGCCTGACCCCGATACACGGGTTTTCGCGGGCTATGAATTCGATGTGCCAGTGCGGTTTGACAGTGACAGCCTGCTGACAAATATCGCGAGCTTCAACGCAGGGCAGGTGCCAGACGTGCCGGTGCGCGAGGTTCGGGTATGA